The genomic window TCGGCGCGATCACGCTCGACGACGCCAAGAGCTACTTCCGCACCTACTACGCCCCCAACAACGCGACGGTGGTGCTGGCCGGCGCGGTGACCGCGCGCGAGGGCTTCGCGCTCGTCGACAAATACTTCGGCGGCATCCCGGCGCAGGCGCCGCCGCGGGCGGTCGTGAACGTCGAGCCGCCCCAGAACGGGCCGAAGACCGTCGAGTATCACAAGGTCGCCGAGCTGCCTTCGGTCGCGATCGCGTACAAGGCCGTGAGCGCGCGCCATCCCGACCGCCCCGCGCTCGACGTCCTGCAGACGATCCTCGGCCACGGACAGAGCTCGCGGCTCCATCGCGCCATCGTCCGCGAGAAGGAGCTCGCGAGCGGCGTCGATGTGAGCTTCAACTGGGGGATCGACCCGGAGCTCTTCTGGTTTTCGGGCCAGGTGCGTCCCGGCAAGAGCGCCAAGGCGCTCGCGCGGGCGATCGAGGCCGAGGTCGTGAAGCTCCGCGAGCATCCACCCGACGAGCGCGAGCTCCGCAAGGCCAAGAACCTCCTCCAGGCCGACTACGTGCGCGGGCTGAGCTCGGTCTCCGGCAAGGCGAACCAGCTCGGGTTCTACGAGGTCGTGTTCGGCGATCACCGTGAGATGTTCAAGGAGACGGAGCGGGTCGAGGCGGTGACGGCGGCCGACGTGCAGCGCGTGGCGCGCACCTACCTGGTGCCGAGCGAGCGGACGACCATCGAGCTCGTGCCCGAGCGGCCGACGGCGGGGACCCCGCCGCCACGGCCGGCCGGCGCGTCCACCGGTCCGTCGGAGCCGGGGGTGACGCGATGACGCGCCAGATGTCGCGTTCTTCGCGTGCCGCCCTCGTGCTCGCGTGCGCGGCTTCCGTGGCGGTCGGGTGCGCGCCGCGCGGCGCGCTCTTCGGCGCGAGCCGGTCGACGCCGCCGTCGATCGGGCCGCCGGCGGCCGCGGTCACGATGCCGCGGGTCACCGAGCGGGTCCTCGCGAACGGCCTCACGGTGCTCGTCTCGGAGTACCACGCGCTGCCGATCATGCGCTTCCACCTCCTCCTCCCCGGCGGTGCGGCGTACGATCCGGCCGGCAAGGAGGGCGTCGCCGAGCTCACGGCCGAGCTCCTGGACCAGGGCACGATCCGGCGTAGCGCCGAGGACCTCGCGCGCGAGGTCGAGTTCCTCGGCGGCCAGCTCGGTGCCGATGCCGGCACCGACTTCTCCACGGTCGGGGGGGAGTTCCTGAGCAAGGATTTCGATGCCGGTCTCGATCTCTTCAGCGACGTGGTGTTGCATCCTGCCTTCCGCGCCGACGAGCTGAAGCGCACGCGGGGCCTCATGCTCGCCGGCCTCGTCTCCGGACGCGACAACCCGGCCACGGTCGCCGAGACTTGCTACGCGCGCTGGCTCTACGGCGCGCACCCCTACGGCCACCTCTCGCGCGGCACCGAGGGGAGCGTGCGGCGTCTCGGCGGCCCCGACGTGCAGCGTTTCTACGCGCGGCACTACGTGCCCGACCACGCCATCCTCGTCGTGATCGGGGACGCGCCGAGCGCCGACATCCTCGCCAGGGTCGAGCGCGCCTTCGGCGGATGGAAGCGGGGCGGAGCGGCGGTCGAGCCGCCGGCGGCGCCGAGCCGCATCAGCGGTCGGCGCATCCTGCTGGTCGACAAGCCCGACGCCACCCAGACCCACATCCGCATCGGCAACATCGCGATCGCCCGTACCGATCCGAGCTACGTGGCCGCCAACGTCACCAGCACGATCCTCGGCGGCGGGTTCGGGGCGCGGCTGATCGACGAGCTGCGCGTGAAGCGGAGCCTCACCTACGGCGCGTGGAGCGGCTTCGCCGCGCGTAAGGCGCCGGGCGATTTCCGGGTCGGCACGTTCACCAAGGTCGAGACGACGGGCGAGGCGCTCGAGGTCGCGCTCGGCGTGCTCGACGGCTTCGCGGCGAAGGGCGCGACGTCCGAGGAGCTGGCGCGGGCGCAGAGCCTGCTGACGGGCCAGTTCCCGAAGCAGCTCGAGACGCCGGGCGCCGTCGCGGGGAAGCTCGCGGAGCTCGCCGGGTTCGGGCTCCCGCGGAGCGATCTCGAGGCCTATCCGGCGCGCGTGAACGCGACCTCGCTCGCGGACGTGGCGCGTCTCGCCCGGCGCTGGGTGCCGACCGCCGACGCCGCGATCGTCGTCGTGGGCCCGGCCGAGCGCATCGCGCCGCAGCTCGCGAAGTTCGGGACGGTGGAGCGAACGACGCCCGCCGGCTGCGAGGGGCCGCAGGCGCCGACGGCGGCGGGTCGCTGAGACGCAGCAGTTCGATCACGCAGCGGAGGCTCGCTCTGGCGCGCGCTGTCTTCGTTCGGTGTCGGCGGTGGGGTGAGTCCGCGATGGCCCTTCGCCGGGATCATGCCACCCGGCGCGTAGGGCCCGCCGGTGCCGGCCTGGCTTGCGCACCCTCTCCGAGGGCACGGCGAGCGAGCTGCGGTTCCCCGAGCCATCGCGGACCCACCCCACCGCCGAAGCGTCGCAGCACGGACCAAGCGATCGGCGCCCCGACCCGCTCGCCTGCGGCCACCGCCTCCGAATTGCTCCGCCGCGTGAGAATCGAACCGAGACACTACCGGCCGCCGGGCGCGCTTGCTCCCATTCGCGCGAATCGGCGGGCGGGAAATTCCGGCGGCGGCGAATCGGCTTCCGCGAAGCCGGCGATTCCGCCGCGGCACGGCGCGTGCTCGTGCCCCCGGCATGCGCGATAGCCCGCTCGAGCAGAACGAGAGTCATGCCGCGGCCGTCCGGAGCCATCCCGACCGTTTCCGGCGCCCGGTGGCCGAGGGGTACGACGTCGTGGTGGTGGGCGCCGGGCCCGGGGGGCTCGTCGCCGCGGCGCTCGCGGCCCGCGCCGGCAAGCGCGTGCTCGTGCTCGACGGCCACTACGTCGCCGGCGGCAACGCCACGGTGTTCCGGCGCAAGCGCTGGGAGTTCGACGTGGGCATCCACTATCTCGGCGACTGTCAGCCGGGCGGGCTGATCCCGCGCATCCTGGAGGCGTGCGGTGCGCGCGGGGTGCGGTTCCTGCCGATGGACCCGGAGCTCGAGCAGCTGAGCTTCCCCGACTTCGACTTCTGCATCCCGCGCGACCGCGCCGAGTTCGAGGCGCGGCTGCTGGCCCGCTTCCCCGCCGAGGCCCGCGGCATCCGCCGCTGGTTCCGCTTCCTCCGCCAGGTCGAGCGCGTCACGACCGCGATGTCCTCGGGCGTGCGCTGGCGGGAGATCCTCGCGCTGCTCCGTTCGCCCCTGGTGCTCCGCTACGGTCGCGGCCCGCTCGGGCGGTTGCTCGACGACTGCACGAGCGATCCGCGGCTGCGCGCGGTGCTCACCGCGCAGAACGGCACCTACGCGATCGACCCGGCGCGCGTGTCGGCGGTGCTGCACGCGGGATTGCAGAACCACTACTTCGTGAGCGGCGGCTGGTACCCCGAGGGCGGGGGCCAAGTCCTCGCCGACCGCCTGGCGGAGGCGATCGAGGCCGCGGGCGGCGAGATCCGCCTGCGCTCGCGCGTGCGCCGCATCCACGTGGAGGACGGCCGCGTGACCGGCGTGACGTTCGACAACAAGCATCTCGGGACGGTCCGAGTGGCGGCGCCGATCGTCGTCAGCAACGCCGACTTGAAGCGCACCGTGCAGGAGCTCGTCGGCGCCGAGCACTTCCCGCCCGAGGTCGTCGAACGCGTCCGGCGCTTCGAGATGGCGCTCCCGCTCTTCGTCGTCTTCCTCGGGCTCGACGTTCCGGCCGAGCGCTTGCCCTACGGCAACGTCAATCGCTGGTGGTTCGGCGACTACGATTTCGCGGCCGCCTACGCGCGCGTCACGCGCGGCGAGATGCCGGACGTCCCGTTCCTCTACGTCGCGACCGCGTCGCGCAAGGATCCGACGAACACGCGGCTCGCGCCGCCCGGGCACACGAACCTCCAGCTGATGACGATCGCCC from Deltaproteobacteria bacterium includes these protein-coding regions:
- a CDS encoding insulinase family protein; protein product: MRVRRFLAAMGLATVVACGAAVPAARGAIDVPVEKTTLANGLTVLVHEDRDLPVVSLYIFFRTGSRNERPGITGISHLFEHMMFNGGEHTVGKFDEIIEGNGGSTNGYTTRDFTVYLESFPPPALERVLWLEADRMRALAITEKNLEQERGIVKEERRLRTDDDPEGTMYEQIYLAAYEASTYRWGPIGFMADIGAITLDDAKSYFRTYYAPNNATVVLAGAVTAREGFALVDKYFGGIPAQAPPRAVVNVEPPQNGPKTVEYHKVAELPSVAIAYKAVSARHPDRPALDVLQTILGHGQSSRLHRAIVREKELASGVDVSFNWGIDPELFWFSGQVRPGKSAKALARAIEAEVVKLREHPPDERELRKAKNLLQADYVRGLSSVSGKANQLGFYEVVFGDHREMFKETERVEAVTAADVQRVARTYLVPSERTTIELVPERPTAGTPPPRPAGASTGPSEPGVTR
- a CDS encoding insulinase family protein; the protein is MSRSSRAALVLACAASVAVGCAPRGALFGASRSTPPSIGPPAAAVTMPRVTERVLANGLTVLVSEYHALPIMRFHLLLPGGAAYDPAGKEGVAELTAELLDQGTIRRSAEDLAREVEFLGGQLGADAGTDFSTVGGEFLSKDFDAGLDLFSDVVLHPAFRADELKRTRGLMLAGLVSGRDNPATVAETCYARWLYGAHPYGHLSRGTEGSVRRLGGPDVQRFYARHYVPDHAILVVIGDAPSADILARVERAFGGWKRGGAAVEPPAAPSRISGRRILLVDKPDATQTHIRIGNIAIARTDPSYVAANVTSTILGGGFGARLIDELRVKRSLTYGAWSGFAARKAPGDFRVGTFTKVETTGEALEVALGVLDGFAAKGATSEELARAQSLLTGQFPKQLETPGAVAGKLAELAGFGLPRSDLEAYPARVNATSLADVARLARRWVPTADAAIVVVGPAERIAPQLAKFGTVERTTPAGCEGPQAPTAAGR
- a CDS encoding NAD(P)/FAD-dependent oxidoreductase codes for the protein MRDSPLEQNESHAAAVRSHPDRFRRPVAEGYDVVVVGAGPGGLVAAALAARAGKRVLVLDGHYVAGGNATVFRRKRWEFDVGIHYLGDCQPGGLIPRILEACGARGVRFLPMDPELEQLSFPDFDFCIPRDRAEFEARLLARFPAEARGIRRWFRFLRQVERVTTAMSSGVRWREILALLRSPLVLRYGRGPLGRLLDDCTSDPRLRAVLTAQNGTYAIDPARVSAVLHAGLQNHYFVSGGWYPEGGGQVLADRLAEAIEAAGGEIRLRSRVRRIHVEDGRVTGVTFDNKHLGTVRVAAPIVVSNADLKRTVQELVGAEHFPPEVVERVRRFEMALPLFVVFLGLDVPAERLPYGNVNRWWFGDYDFAAAYARVTRGEMPDVPFLYVATASRKDPTNTRLAPPGHTNLQLMTIAPPQLAFWGVSAQEVVDGTYEANEGYQAVKHALMERLIAAAEQVVPGLGAHIVYREAATPLTHTRYTGSTGGTSYGIAATPGQFLERRPGAATPVEGLFLAGASTRAGHGIVGAMTSGVQAADRLLGDGCAARILGSR